The Primulina eburnea isolate SZY01 chromosome 18, ASM2296580v1, whole genome shotgun sequence genome segment TATTTCTTGCCTTTGCCTCTTAAAAGAGCTTCAAAATTTGTCAAATGTATGTAAAAAGTGCATTCTTGAATGGAAAAtacaagaagaagtttatgttgaacaacctacAAGTTTTATTAACcatttattttcttattatgtTTATAAACTGAACAAAACTTTATATGGTATGAAACAGGCTCCCAGAACTTGGTATGACACACTATCTAAGTTTCTTATTGAACATGATTTCATTATTGGCACTGTTGATAATactctatttttatttactaAAAGAGATCATACTTTATTGGtataaatttatgttgatgacattcttttGGTTCAACTAACCCAAACCGTGTCAAAGTTTCTCTAAACTGATGCATGACAAATTttaaatgagtatgatgggcgaAATGACATTCATTCTTGGTCTGCAAGTGAAAAAATTGGATAATGATAAATTAAGTACACAAAATAACTGCTCAAGAAATTTTGCATGGATACATGTTCCACATCATCAACCCCAATGaatcatcagttaaactagataAATATAAAGGAGGAATATCAATTGAGGCAACCATGTATCGAGGCTTAATAtgttctttattgtacctaactgctagtcgacTTGATATTGTTTTTCTTGTCTGCATTTGTGCTCAGTTTCATTCTGATTTTAAGCAATCTCATTATTTATCTGCCAAGTGAAttcttaaatatcttaaaaGAACACAAAATGTGGGCCTATTGTAGGCTAAAGACTCTTGTTTCAATTTTGTTGACTATTCAAATGCAGATTATGAAGGATGCAAACTTGATAGAAAAGTACCAATGGATCATTTTAGCTTCTAAGAGATAGAAAGATCTCTTGGTTTAACAAGAAGAAAACTTCCATTGCAATATCCACATCTGAAGCAAAGTACTTAGCTGTTGTGCCCAAATGCtctggattcaacaacagttgAGAGATCATGTGATCATTGTACAAGAGTCAccaatattttgtgacaatacaagaACTATTGCAAACATCTACAATCCAGTTCTACAATTTAGGATCAAACGCATTAATAAACACCAATTCATCAGATATCATACATTGAAGAAAGACATAAGGCTAGAATATGTCTCAACTGATCAACAAGCAGTAGATATTTTCACCAAGTCACTACCAGaaactaagttttcttattttagaaatattttagggcttattttttaatcatattcATTAATTTATGGAGAATATTGATTCTTAAGAAGGTCAACTGATAAGACAAAATTTAGTTTACCTTGTGCTCAACTGAATGTCAGTGTAGTTTCCTAAACTGATTTTTTGTGCTTTTGGACAAACTGATCTTATCATTTAGTAGAATGATTCTTAACGTTTAGTTCCATATCAAGTTGTGACGGTTCAATAATCAATATACTTCAAATCAGCTTaccaatttttcaaaaaaatattccaATGACATTGCCATGTGCCTCATCAGAGGAAATTCAAAAATTCATTGTACTAAAGTACTTCAGTTTACCTCTTACATTTATTAATTAACTTTTCAAAATATTCTCTGCAATTATTTGTGCTTTTGCTTACTATTTTCAATCGCAGTcaatattttcttaaatattcTTCGATTTCATTCTCGAAATGACATCACCTTCACCTACTTACGTTTGAAATCTCTTGTTGTAGACTTTGACTCTATTTAAGCCATGGACGACGAAGCAATCTCAGGAATATTTCGACTATTGGAGTCATCTGGACTTTGGAGTTTTTTTTCCACATCACTGTGACTGAGTTGTTTTGTGTCTATAAGAAACGTACAATTGTTGCGTGTTTTGACTACCgtaagtgtacggtgtcaagttttagtactggtttaagtacagatatcgatcccacgaagagtaattatttaaaattgtatattaattaccataattgacatagctcaaATTTATTTAGAGAAATCAAATAGTTGGttaattatcaattcaaataaaataaaaaatcctgtaattctagcacgcgGTAGAAATTCACTGAGTAattaaatctagagatatgatttcctCTGGTTTCCCCTATGCTAAGTCAAAATTAACTAACATGTCATTTAATTGCATCGTGTTTACTAACCAAGAACTCGCAAGTTTCCTATTTCTTTTTTCAAGTGTTAAATAGAATTTtattacctattaccgattttaatatgtttattcaaaatcaagcaacatgtaataaatgcaaccaaggtcctcttatggattcgtcagagttatacgtcttttgcacgttataaatatctaacgatgtgatttcttccgtcctaatttcaatcccctctctcgagtgttagatcttaattatttgatcaatcgAAATATGACTAGTAATTCAAAAGCATTAAtgacaagaaatcacaaataaacacgataaATTAATTAGATGAAAAGTCAAAACGTCAATAACATAGGGTAAACTAAGACTACGTAAATCTCTAGAAAATagaattagttcatactcgaatttaaatcaatacaaaaccggtttgtaatcattaaaaacgtaaaagtaagaaaccgaattaagaacgtgttggcgagagatgaaagtgcgtctccgtgtccggatcCAACGTCTTCTATCTCTGTTCTTCGCGCTCCGTCGTTGGCTCTCGCTTTTCCCTTTCACTCTCTGATGTCGGCTGCGTTGAAAATTTTCGGAACTGCTTTTCTGAACCCTTGTCTTTCTTTTATTCTCCCGTCCGAGCCGTAAGTCGAAGCCCATTTAGTCTTGTTTCGCCGCCATTAGCGCTGCGGCGCTGAGTAAGTGGCGCCTAGGCGCCCGTCGTTCGTGAGCATTAGAGCCGCGGCGCTTGTCCCTTAGCGCCTAAGCGCTTAGCTCTCGGCATTGAGGCGCCGCAGCGTTGCTTGtgcagcgcctaggcgcttgttTCTCGGCCTGCTGGCGCTGCGGCGCTCATCATGTAGCGCTGCGGCGCTTCTGTTTCGCACATTGTGGCGCTGCAGCGCTTGTTGTGGCGCTGCGGCTCTGAGTCTTTCGCCATTTTACGCTAAAAAACGTCTCTGATTGCTCTAAGCCATCCAATAGTTGTGCATCCCCTGCActacacaaaaacaacaaaaccAAGCATAAAACTGTTCGAAACCAGCATAGATCAAGTGGATtaacatataaattaagtgcaattttttcacttatcaaacccccccaaacttgaactttttctagtcccgagcaaaaataaaagtaaaaataggaATGTAGACTCAAGCAAGAAATAACGCTGACAACTATAGTCATGGGTATGCAAAGAGTGGAAGTGGCCTCAGATCTATTTATTTTCAAGTGATTCGTATTTACTCGAGAGTCATGTGCGTGTGTGGTATGTCAATGTTTTTTTACCTCATCGATTGCGCAAATAGATTCACAATGCCAAATAGCcttaaaaacttaaaaaatcCTCAGTTCGGTGCAACTTACACTTCATTAAAATACACATTTACTTACACAGATCACAAAGGACTTTATTGGTGATTGTTTGGCTCAAAAGATAATCATCACAAGTATACCAAAGCTGAAGTCACACAATGAGATGCTTGCATGCAAATGATTAAAGTTTGTACTCGTTAACCatgtttttcaggtatccataagcttgacttgaacaacttttctccactagtatattggataaatatgacaaggttaataggtcttgtaggcttgtaacgttaggctcGGCTCATAGCTACAATAAAGGTATAgagatcaaaatttgagagaaatatttgaatttcatcaatttcactcaccacttgatttttagtaggctcaatttgtataagcttcattaggtagttgttgtgggatgtagaattgatacaagtgggggctaattgtgtgtcattgacacacaccacttgatttttagtagGCTCAATGTGGGAGACTAGGGATATTACACGTTCGTTTGGTAGGCTCAAAGGCTTAAACggttccaaagatcgcctaaataattcctatgtcacatattatccgtatttcgcctcgaaaagtgttcaaacaagttctagatatccgtcaatccattagtcaTCTCATACAAAccaatcacatgcaattttcaattAAAATGACATATAAGATAGGCACACAAAGAAAAGTCAAGCATCTCAATCTACTCGAGGCTCAATGGGCTAACAATTGATAATGAATAAAGAAGACAGGCCCAAGGGTATTGAGAAAAATTGCCTAGATCATCTCTGTGTTCGCAAAAGTGTCAGTCAATGTCATGCGATAATTACTAAAAATCAGGTTTCTCTCGTTTAAATAGTATCACAGGCACGCAAATTGTCTCTCAGCATCGACAATATCAACAAACATGACAGTGCATAAAAATGTGACTCCCAAGTACTCACGAATACATTCATACTTCAGACTCACGATTTTATTTTCATCATCGGCATCACAGATAGCTGATCCATGACTAATCCTAACAATTCTAATATGTAATGAAataaaactttttttaaaacgaGAAGTGCAGGGAATAACTGATCAAGCAATTTCTAAAATAAGAACGAGAATGAAGATTCAAACTCAAAGGTAAAACAGAGTGCATGATAGTGAACACAAtccccctcccccccccccccccccccaaaacTTAAGTACGTGCATTGTCCCCAATGTACAGTAATAAGGCAAGAAAAATATGGTAACACGTACCTCATACAGCGCTTTTCAGGAATCGATGTCCTCACCTGACATCTCAGTATCCTCGTCATCCTCGGATAGGTCGTGTGAAAATTCCGGTGGCCGGGGAAATACGGCTGTAGGGTTTTGCTGTGCGAGCACCTGATAAAAATCGTACACGTAATCCATGTGCTCCCGTGTCATCTGCCACTGTCGCCTCGTAACTCGCTCGATGTCATCGAGACGCTCGTGCGCTGTCTGTCCTCTCCCTGCACATGCCTGTGGGATGAGAGGTGGATGCGCTTCATTCCCTGAAGCCTCTCCCATAGCACTCATAATCTGTCTCTGTCTCCGATCCCGCGGCAGTCTAGCAAGCAATGAGATGTCGCCTTTTGTATGTAATAAAGCCTCGCTATCATCCCACACAACCCCTGCTAGCCGACATAGATCAGTAATGGTAGAGGAGTGTGGCATACTCACAATGGAAGTGCCCCGAGAAGCCTGCAATATCGAATTCATAATCACACGGCCCGCATCAACTGTCCTACCGGTGATGATACAGTAAACCAAGGCTGCCTTCGATTTTGTCACATCAGATACGTGACCAGATGGCATCAATCGCGAGGCGATGAAGTGGTACCAGTTGTATGCCTCCCTTTTCATGGACGTCGCAGGGAATGTGAAGGGGGCTCGTTGATTATTCAGTTTCCAAACCGTGCCCGGCTCACATAATGTGGTAATGGCCGTCTCATAAGTGTAGGCTTCTTGCATGAATAGTGTGTACCCATCTGTGTCATAGTCAGGCATCGAATACATCGAATTTATTGTTGTGCTATCGAATGCAACCATTCGCCCCCACACCTGCACTTGTTAATTGTCGTGTTTGACCTTAAGATTAGCATAGAATTCCTGCACGAGGGAGATCACGGCGTCTGCTGGCGGTTTTACAAACTCAGCCCAATGAATGTTCCGAGCAACAAGTAATGTCATACAATCTGGGATGCTCTGATCCATCCCTCTTTCTCGCTGCATGCTTTTAACTTGTAATTTGGAATAGTTCTCGGCCGCAACGGCATTCCAGAATCGTCGTCTATCAAAATAGCGGTAGACGACTCGCCCTCCCCAGATTGAATCTGCTTGGTTTTCTTCCTCGGCGGCATATTTCAATTCTAACAATTTGGTGCTCacaaataatatccaacaacaACGTCTCAACAAGATTACACCAAAGAAGTACCCACAATCTCAACACAATTAGTCAATTAACGATTTTTCTACTATGCAATATTCCAAATCCAACAATACGTAACAACAACTCACAGAGGCAATTTGTTAAACACTTTATGTGTACCAACCCAAGAACGCAACTCCACTAAATCCCAAGCATGAAAATCGAGAATTATGATACCAATGACAAGTACCTTGCTGTGAAGGTTTGAAATTTTGCTACACTTTGTCCGGGGTCGATTTTTGTCGAAGAACTTTCGTTGAAATCTTGAGCCAACTGGGGTTAAGAGTGAGAATTTGAAGATGGAATAGCTTGGGAGTGAATCGTGTTGTGTCTTGTGGTGTTTATAAGGATAATTTGTGGAATTGATCAATTTTTTCGGTGGAGGAGTGCAGGAGCCGCGGCGCTTGCTTCTAGATAATCAGCGCCTAGGCGCAGAAAGCCGAAGGTTAAGCGCCGCGGTGCCACTTACTCAGCGCCGCGGCGCTTAGTCTTCTTATTTTAGCGCTGCGGCGCTTCCTTGGCAGCGCCTCGGCGCCTCATTCTCGGCTTTTAGCGCTACGGCGCTTCTTGTATGGAGCCTAGGCGCTATTCAGGTGCAACTCTTGCAAAAACGAGTTCGTTCCTTGCCTTGTTTCGACTTGTACAAACATAAAAACGCATAAATCAGTATCTAATCTTCACATACCAAATTAGATAAAAATAAAACGTAAAAGCAATTATactattgaaaataaaataaaagcgaACAAAGAAAACGAAAGCTATAAAAGATACtggttgggttgcctcccaacaaACACTTGGTTTAACGTTGTCAGCCCGACTGTCACTAGACTGCTCAAGGTGGGTCATATGAGTTCTTGGATGCCCTTATTGCCACCAGTTGACCTTCAACTTCCATGGTCATCTTTCCTCGTTTCACGTCAATCATGGCTCCAACAGCAGCCAATAATGGTCGTCCTAGAATGACGTGAACGTTCTGACTATTCTCCATGTCAAGTACCAGGAACTCTGCTAGAACCTTCAATTTGTCGATCCGaagttcaacatcttccacaataCCCAACGGTATCCTGATTGATTTATCTGTCATCTGTAAACTTAGTCCTGTGGGCTTTATCCTGCTTAATCCCAGTTTCTCGTAGAGAGAATTTGGCATTATATTCACGCTCGCTCCTGAGTCACATATAGCTTTTTCCGCCAATTTACCCCATATTTCACATGGTACAATAAATTCACCGGGATCTAGCAACTTCTGAGGAATATTTCTTCGTGTTCCTTCGGTAAATTCACCTTCCAcctgatcagaaaactcattATTAGTGTGTAGGTTCTTGAGAGCTTCAAGacctttttttcttttgaaattcaACTTGTAATTGTAAAAATCTCTGGGGGTATggaagtaaagaaatatcaatGCACTGATTTTATTCATACCTCCCAGATTTCTTACTTCAGGCTCTTTTGGTTGGAATTAGCTTTTCATCCCGAACAGGTGTGAGTTCAATCTCCTTCTCTTCTCTGTCTACCACACCAGTCTCTTCATGATGTATAAAGATGGCATTCACTTCTCTTAGGTTTGGGTCTGCGGTCTTTTGAACTGCGCCTGATGGTTGAGACGTTAGTTTCTTTGTTATCTGCCCCACTTGCGATTCAAGGATTTTCAAGGTCGCACCAATACTCGCCATGTGTGTCTCAAGGTTTTCCAGTCTAGACTCAGTTCTAGACATCCTTTTAccagattcaacaacaaatgttCCAACTAAATCTtcaaatgatggcttcccttccccatttggtgtattgaaccccggtggaggattcaacgcattcttattgtttgcataagaaaaattttcatggtttctcaatccaggatgataagtattaTGGGGAGGGTTACCTCAATATCCGCCAAATCCTCCAACATTTCTGTTGTTGATATACTGAGCTTCTTCAAGAAAATGTGGTTCTTCAACGACAAGCGATGGTCCCTCAGTATTTGATGTACTCACTTTATTCATGGTTGCTATCTGTGTAGTCAA includes the following:
- the LOC140819211 gene encoding uncharacterized protein → MNKISALIFLYFHTPRDFYNYKLNFKRKKGLEALKNLHTNNEFSDQVEGEFTEGTRRNIPQKLLDPGEFIVPCEIWGKLAEKAICDSGASVNIMPNSLYEKLGLSRIKPTGLSLQMTDKSIRIPLGIVEDVELRIDKLKVLAEFLVLDMENSQNVHVILGRPLLAAVGAMIDVKRGKMTMEVEGQLVAIRASKNSYDPP